The Salvia miltiorrhiza cultivar Shanhuang (shh) chromosome 1, IMPLAD_Smil_shh, whole genome shotgun sequence genome has a window encoding:
- the LOC131007208 gene encoding uncharacterized protein LOC131007208: protein MGVSVTYQVNNAYYTSGYYLTDGIYPNWPVFMKSPTHPTDPKGKRFQVMQEAARKDIERAFGVLQARWAIVKGPARLWSKEAMSDIMFTCIILHNMIIEDEGEQATQWEEDADEASSSAASQPHVGALSDFRAFVARQASMRDAEMHARLTLDLKEHICRGRETGGGGELLSPVIGEEAGVVVL, encoded by the exons ATGGGGGTGTCGGTCACATATCAAGTCAACAACGCCTACTACACAAGTGGGTACTACTTGACTGACGGCATCTATCCCAATTGGCCTGTATTCATGAAGAGTCCTACACATCCGACGGATCCGAAAGGGAAGAGGTTCCAAGTGATGCAGGAAGCGGCTCGCAAGGATATTGAACGAGCCTTCGGCgtccttcaagctcgttgggcaATCGTCAAAGGCCCAGCGCGTCTTTGGAGCAAGGAGGCGATGAGTGACATCATGTTCACgtgcatcattttgcacaacatgatcatcgaAGACGAAGGCGAGCAAGCAACACAgtgggaagaagacgccgacgaAGCTTCGAGTAGCGCCGCATCTCAACCTCATGTCGGTGCTCTGTCGGATTTTCGTGCTTTTGTTGCACGACAAGCATCCATGCGAGACGCGGAGATGCATGCTCGCCTCACATTGGATttgaaggagcacatttg TAGAGGGAGAGAgactggcggcggcggcgagctGTTGTCGCCGGTAATAGGAGAAGAAGCAGGGGTGGTGGTTTTGTGA